In Deltaproteobacteria bacterium, the genomic stretch TGTGAACCTGAAAACCGTAAGCCCAACGACCACACCGATCAAGCCGAGAGGCACGGTAAACATGACGATGAACGGCTGGGCCAGCGATTCGAACTGCGCGGCCATAATCATGTAAACAAGGATAATGGCGATAATCAAGGCAAAGGCCAGTGAGGAGAAGGTGTCCTTCATGTCTTGATAGCTCCCGCCATAGTCTATGAAATAGCCTTCAGGCAGCGGCATATCCTTCAGGCTGGCCTGAATATCCCGTATGACGCTTCCAATGTCCCGGTCTATCACGTCAGCCGCGATCGTTATCTTACGCTCCTGGTTTTCCCTGGAGATCTTGAGCGGCCCGGCGCCATACGAAAGGTCGGCCACCTGGAACAACGACACCTTTGTCCCCAGCGGCGACATGATGGAAAGGTTTTTGATTTTCTCCACCGAATTCCTGTATTCTTCAGACAGTCTGACCCTGATATCCCATTCGTCTCCTTCCTTGCGAAACTTGCCTACCGGATAGCCCTGGACCGAGGTCCTGATGACTGAGGCTATCTGAAAGTGGCCCAGGCCGAACTGGGACGCTTTCTGGCGGTCAATGCGGACGTGCAGTTCCGGCTTGCCTTCCCGCATGGAAACCTCGATATCCCTGAGGCCCTCGATGTTTTCTATCTTGCCATTGACCTGATGGGCCAACCGCTTCAGCACCGGGATATCTTTCCCGAATATGCGGATAGCGACCGGGGTCTGGTCAGCGCTGGTGGACATGGAACTCATGCCCATTGACATAAAATTCATGGTTGCCCCTTCGATTTGCGGGGCATGTTTTCTGATGTCCTCCTGAATCTCCCAGGACATGCGGTCTCTATCTCCCTTGTCATAAAGCCGACTAAAGATCATGGCTTCATTTTGATCTGTGGCGCCGAATCCCTGGGCAGCACTGTGGCCGCTTTGCTCATCCGGTCCGACCATGGTTATGACATGCTTGGTCTCGGGAAGTTTACGTTCGTAGCTTTCAATCTGTCTCACCACCCGGTCTGTTTCATCAAGGTTGGTGCCTACTGGCATTTTAAGCGTGAAAAAGGTCATGGGCTCATCTTCAGTGGGCATGAACTCCATGCCCAGCCTGGGGATGTAGGCCAGGGCGGCTATAAAAAGGACCAGAACCGGGATGAGCACGGCAGCCTTGTGCTTCAAGCCCCATGACAATGCCTTCTGGTAAGTATTCCTGACGCGCCAGAACCCCTTCTTCTGAAAAGCCTCTTGGTCTTGCTTTGACACCGCTCTTTTCAGGAAGACAGACGCCAGCATGGGCACCAGGGTAATGGCTACAAAAAGTGAGGCAAATAAAGTGAGGCAGACGGTAAGGGCCATGGGTCTGGCCAGCTTGCTGGCGATACCGGTAATGAGCACCATGGGCAGAAACACGGCCATGGTCGTGAGCGTGGACGCGGTGATAGCCTGATACACCTCGGTAGCCCCCTCCACGGCGGCCTTGTCCCGATGCTTGCCTTGCTCCAAATGTCGGAAGGTGTTTTCAATGACAACCACGGCGTTATCCACCAGAAGGCCGATACCGAGGGCCAGCCCGCCAATGGTCATGATGTTGAAGGTATATCCAAAGGCGTACATCCCGATAAAAGCGGTGACGATTGAAAGCGGTATGGCCATACAGATGATGATGGTCGGACGCAGACTGCGGAGGAAGAGGAAGATAAAAACTGCCGCGAGGACTCCGCCGATAGCTCCGTCCCTCGTGGTCTGACTGACGCTTTTGGTGATAAAGTCAGCCTGGTCCATCACCGGTGCGAATTTCATCCCTTTAGGAAGTATGGGTTTTATTTCCTCCAGGACCTCGGTGACCCGGTTCACAACCTGGACCGTATTGACGCCGGATTGCTTCATAACCGCGAAGATGACGCTATCTTTGCCATCCACTCGCGTATAATGCCGCACTTCTTTATGGGTATCCTCG encodes the following:
- a CDS encoding efflux RND transporter permease subunit, translating into MNLPEFSVKRRVTISMLILIIVLFGVISFRGLGLDLMPEMEFPLVVVVTNYEGVASEDMEELITKPLEEIVSTINKVKRVYSVSQESISSIVVEFEWGTNIDFAAQDVRNKIGMIDEFLPDDADDPLVIKYDPSQMPVIIYGVTGMADTMKLRKYLQDNISPRIERKEGVAAAYAIGGLTREINVFVDRGALESYGLSIDQFITILRMENTNVSSGHVKKGYKEYLVRALGEFRSLEDIENIIVTVRKGKPVYLKNVARVEDTHKEVRHYTRVDGKDSVIFAVMKQSGVNTVQVVNRVTEVLEEIKPILPKGMKFAPVMDQADFITKSVSQTTRDGAIGGVLAAVFIFLFLRSLRPTIIICMAIPLSIVTAFIGMYAFGYTFNIMTIGGLALGIGLLVDNAVVVIENTFRHLEQGKHRDKAAVEGATEVYQAITASTLTTMAVFLPMVLITGIASKLARPMALTVCLTLFASLFVAITLVPMLASVFLKRAVSKQDQEAFQKKGFWRVRNTYQKALSWGLKHKAAVLIPVLVLFIAALAYIPRLGMEFMPTEDEPMTFFTLKMPVGTNLDETDRVVRQIESYERKLPETKHVITMVGPDEQSGHSAAQGFGATDQNEAMIFSRLYDKGDRDRMSWEIQEDIRKHAPQIEGATMNFMSMGMSSMSTSADQTPVAIRIFGKDIPVLKRLAHQVNGKIENIEGLRDIEVSMREGKPELHVRIDRQKASQFGLGHFQIASVIRTSVQGYPVGKFRKEGDEWDIRVRLSEEYRNSVEKIKNLSIMSPLGTKVSLFQVADLSYGAGPLKISRENQERKITIAADVIDRDIGSVIRDIQASLKDMPLPEGYFIDYGGSYQDMKDTFSSLAFALIIAIILVYMIMAAQFESLAQPFIVMFTVPLGLIGVVVGLTVFRFTLSTTAFMGFIILCGITVNNAIIMVDYINQLRQRGADKFTAIVEGAATRLRPILITSFTTILGILPMALSRSEGAEMRAPLGVAIAFGLFFAMFLT